A single region of the Salvia miltiorrhiza cultivar Shanhuang (shh) chromosome 8, IMPLAD_Smil_shh, whole genome shotgun sequence genome encodes:
- the LOC131000028 gene encoding elongation factor 1-alpha-like, translating to MGKEKVHINIVVIGHVDSGKSTTTGHLIYKLGGIDKRVIERFEKEAAEMNKRSFKYAWVLDKLKAERERGITIDIALWKFETTKYYCTVIDAPGHRDFIKNMITGTSQADCAVLIIDSTTGGFEAGISKDGQTREHALLAFTLGVKQMICCCNKMDATTPKYSKARYDEIVKEVSSYLKKVGYNPDKIPFVPISGFEGDNMIERSTNLDWYKGPTLLDALDQINEPKRPTDKPLRLPLQDVYKIGGIGTVPVGRVETGVLKPGMVVTFGPSGLTTEVKSVEMHHESMPEALPGDNVGFNVKNVAVKDLKRGFVASNSKDDPAKEAANFTSQVIIMNHPGQIGNGYAPVLDCHTSHIAVKFAELVTKIDRRSGKEIEKEPKFLKNGDAGFVKMIPTKPMVVETFSEYPPLGRFAVRDMRQTVAVGVIKSVEKKDPSGAKVTKAAAKKGAK from the exons ATGGGTAAGGAGAAGGTTCACATTAACATTGTGGTGATCGGCCATGTGGACTCTGGAAAGTCGACCACCACCGGTCACTTGATCTACAAGCTCGGCGGTATCGACAAGCGTGTGATTGAGAGGTTTGAGAAGGAGGCCGCGGAGATGAACAAGAGGTCGTTCAAGTATGCGTGGGTGCTCGACAAGCTCAAGGCTGAGCGTGAGCGTGGCATCACAATTGATATCGCCTTGTGGAAGTTTGAGACCACCAAGTACTACTGCACGGTCATTGATGCGCCCGGCCACCGTGACTTCATCAAGAACATGATCACCGGTACCTCACAGGCCGATTGTGCTGTCCTGATCATCGACTCCACAACGGGTGGCTTTGAAGCCGGTATCTCCAAGGATGGTCAGACTCGCGAGCACGCTTTGCTTGCTTTCACTCTTGGTGTCAAGCAAATGATCTGTTGCTGCAACAAG ATGGATGCCACCACGCCGAAATACTCAAAGGCTAGATATGATGAAATTGTTAAAGAAGTATCCTCCTACCTCAAGAAGGTCGGATACAATCCTGACAAGATCCCATTCGTCCCCATCTCTGGTTTTGAGGGAGACAACATGATCGAGAGATCCACCAACCTCGATTGGTACAAGGGCCCGACCCTCCTCGATGCCCTCGACCAGATCAACGAGCCCAAGAGACCCACGGACAAGCCCCTCCGTCTCCCACTTCAGGACGTGTACAAGATTGGCGGTATTGGTACTGTGCCCGTGGGTCGTGTGGAGACCGGCGTGCTCAAGCCCGGTATGGTCGTCACCTTCGGCCCATCCGGCCTGACCACCGAAGTCAAGTCCGTCGAGATGCATCACGAGTCGATGCCGGAAGCTCTCCCCGGCGACAACGTCGGGTTCAACGTGAAGAACGTCGCCGTGAAGGATCTGAAGCGTGGCTTCGTCGCCTCCAACTCGAAGGACGACCCGGCCAAGGAAGCTGCCAACTTCACGTCTCAAGTCATCATCATGAACCACCCCGGCCAGATCGGTAACGGCTACGCCCCGGTGCTCGACTGCCACACCTCCCACATTGCCGTGAAGTTCGCTGAACTCGTCACCAAGATCGACAGACGGTCGGGCAAGGAGATCGAGAAGGAGCCCAAGTTCCTGAAGAACGGTGACGCCGGATTCGTGAAGATGATTCCGACCAAGCCCATGGTCGTGGAGACGTTCTCCGAGTACCCGCCGCTCGGTCGCTTCGCCGTTCGTGATATGCGGCAGACTGTTGCCGTCGGCGTCATCAAGAGCGTGGAGAAGAAAGACCCGTCCGGTGCTAAGGTGACCAAGGCTGCTGCCAAGAAGGGTGCTAAATGA
- the LOC131000036 gene encoding uncharacterized protein LOC131000036 — protein sequence MEELTFDPQFYSEYMDDVNYSQGFYVTPAEDDLVLRGGIRRVGGVDRLRKAERAAVFAVEEHNKEAGEKGFLKFVAIVNLNVEPSAGAIYYITAAVADAAGEICRFQMQIWEKLNTGYKVQMFRPAPYWLKLSEKLARKNCCVAINNLEHWMDENYLYYKCFKAAPEILGIEMEGNTNQAYIWMRKSAHIGWIVNKYEGKEMPRSDIFYTFN from the exons ATGGAAGAACTTACTTTCGATCCACAATTCTACTCTGAATACATGGATGACGTTAACTACAGCCAG GGATTCTACGTGACGCCGGCGGAAGATGACCTGGTGCTGCGGGGAGGAATCAGGCGCGTCGGAGGCGTCGACCGTCTCCGAAAGGCGGAGCGCGCCGCCGTGTTTGCGGTGGAGGAGCACAACAAGGAGGCAGGGGAGAAAGGATTTCTGAAATTCGTCGCGATAGTGAATCTCAACGTGGAGCCCTCCGCCGGCGCGATCTACTACATCACCGCGGCGGTGGCGGACGCCGCCGGCGAGATTTGTCGCTTTCAGATGCAGATTTGGGAGAAACTCAACACCGGATACAAAGTGCAGATGTTCCGGCCAGCTCCATACTGGCTGAAATTATCAG AAAAGCTAGCACGCAAAAATTGCTGCGTTGCGATTAATAACTTGGAGCATTGGAtggatgaaaattatttatactACAAGTGTTTCAAGGCTGCACCTGag attttaggTATCGAGATGGAGGGGAATACAAATCAAGCGTATATATGGATGAGAAAATCTGCACATATAGGATGGATTGTGAACAAGTATGAAGGGAAAGAGATGCCGCGCTCTGATATTTTCTACACTTTTAATTAG
- the LOC131000037 gene encoding uncharacterized protein LOC131000037, giving the protein MATEKSPTENPSSIASTPAATSCRKKKSESGTFLEDVKDHIDEFIHASMDEHKTCFQKTIKKMFGMSKAVAERNAEAKEVESSLPLRTTVAE; this is encoded by the exons ATGGCAACTGAGAAGAGTCCAACTGAGAATCCATCATCCATAGCTTCTACCCCAGCTGCAACTTCATGCCGGAAGAAGAAGAGTGAAAGTGGAACATTCCTAGAAGATGTGAAAGATCATATTGATGAATTCATCCATGCTTCTATGGACGAACACAAAACTTGCTTCCAAAAGACAATCAAGAAG ATGTTCGGGATGTCAAAAGCTGTTGCAGAGAGGAATGCTGAGGCCAAGGAAGTTGAAAGTTCTTTGCCTCTTCGAACAACTGTAGCTGAGTAA